A part of Jiangella alba genomic DNA contains:
- a CDS encoding sensor histidine kinase produces the protein MTAPDARLRRARWVVLLFALVATVSTALTGGLIGIFGEDDARVAALGALGVALFCTTQAGAVYAVLTPWATETTRHRWLVAFLVAAAVSVPLAGPLDADDWQTWAWLGGPLAGSAPLLLGRVAGTALATGALGVSALVGWWTGASVPMYVGLTLINAVMVAALCGVPMWLWDLLVEAREGRLAQARLAATEERLRFARDVHDLLGHTLSVIALKTELAARLATTDGERAGREAEEARSLAASALTEMRQVVHGYRAVDLDGQLDAIRRVLESSGVRCTVTGPEQPLTEPVSTLLIPVLREASTNVLRHSRARWCTIDICRGGEEVRMTVVNDGATGDGPDAHSSGLRGLADRLAEAGGTLRSSRSGDVFTLVVAVRP, from the coding sequence ATGACGGCCCCCGACGCCCGGCTGCGCCGCGCCCGGTGGGTGGTGCTGCTCTTCGCGCTGGTCGCGACAGTGTCGACGGCGCTCACCGGCGGCCTCATCGGGATCTTCGGCGAGGACGACGCCCGCGTGGCCGCGCTGGGCGCGCTCGGCGTCGCGCTGTTCTGCACGACCCAGGCCGGCGCGGTCTACGCGGTGCTCACGCCGTGGGCGACGGAGACGACGCGGCACCGCTGGCTGGTCGCGTTCCTGGTCGCCGCGGCGGTGTCGGTGCCGCTGGCCGGCCCGCTCGACGCGGACGACTGGCAGACGTGGGCGTGGCTGGGCGGTCCGCTGGCCGGGTCGGCGCCGCTGCTGCTCGGCCGGGTCGCCGGCACGGCGCTGGCCACCGGCGCCCTCGGGGTCTCCGCCCTGGTGGGCTGGTGGACCGGCGCCTCGGTGCCGATGTACGTCGGGCTCACGCTGATCAACGCGGTCATGGTGGCGGCGCTGTGCGGCGTGCCGATGTGGCTGTGGGACCTGCTGGTCGAGGCCCGCGAGGGCCGCCTGGCGCAGGCCCGGCTGGCCGCCACCGAGGAGCGGCTGCGGTTCGCCCGCGACGTGCACGACCTGCTCGGGCACACGCTCTCGGTCATCGCGCTGAAGACGGAACTGGCGGCCCGGCTGGCCACGACCGACGGCGAGCGCGCCGGGCGCGAGGCGGAGGAGGCGCGATCGCTGGCGGCGTCGGCGCTGACCGAGATGCGCCAGGTGGTGCACGGCTACCGCGCGGTCGACCTCGACGGCCAGCTGGACGCGATCCGGCGGGTGCTGGAGTCCTCCGGGGTCCGGTGCACCGTCACCGGCCCGGAGCAGCCGCTGACCGAGCCGGTGAGCACGCTGCTGATCCCGGTGCTGCGCGAGGCGAGTACCAACGTCCTGCGACACAGCCGGGCCCGATGGTGCACGATCGACATCTGCCGTGGCGGCGAGGAGGTGCGCATGACGGTGGTCAACGACGGCGCGACGGGCGACGGCCCCGACGCACACAGCTCCGGGCTGCGCGGGCTGGCCGACCGGCTGGCCGAGGCCGGTGGCACGCTGCGCTCCAGCCGGTCCGGCGACGTGTTCACGCTCGTGGTGGCGGTGCGGCCGTGA
- a CDS encoding thioesterase family protein — MPDFDEASATRRVSPGRHHVDIDGTWSVGDVPNGGYLLALVLRAVLAESAHPHPVSTNAHFVAPPSGGPAQVHVDVVRTGRTIETLRATLVQDDEARVEATVTTSALSRTSPVEWVGPPPEPVAPVDECIPAVVDLPDGTHVGLLEHVDLRLDPQTLGWFSGRPAGQLSMRGHVRLADGTQPDPVVLALAVDSLPPTVFGLGRLGWAPTVQLTLLTRSLPAPGWLTVHLRGRLVRDGWFDEEAEVYDADGALVAQSRQLARIRVT; from the coding sequence GTGCCTGACTTCGACGAAGCGTCGGCCACGCGCCGGGTGTCGCCCGGTCGCCACCACGTCGACATCGACGGGACGTGGTCGGTGGGCGACGTGCCGAACGGCGGCTACCTGCTGGCCCTGGTCCTGCGCGCCGTGCTGGCCGAGTCGGCGCACCCGCACCCGGTCAGCACCAACGCGCACTTCGTGGCCCCGCCCAGCGGCGGCCCGGCCCAGGTGCACGTCGACGTCGTGCGCACCGGGCGGACCATCGAGACGCTGCGCGCCACGCTGGTCCAGGACGACGAAGCGCGGGTCGAGGCCACGGTCACCACCAGCGCGCTGTCCCGCACGTCGCCGGTCGAGTGGGTCGGCCCGCCGCCGGAGCCGGTGGCGCCGGTCGACGAATGCATCCCGGCGGTCGTCGACCTCCCCGACGGCACCCACGTCGGCCTGCTCGAACACGTCGACCTGCGGCTGGACCCACAGACCCTGGGCTGGTTCTCCGGCCGTCCGGCCGGGCAGCTGTCCATGCGCGGGCACGTCCGCCTGGCCGACGGCACCCAGCCCGATCCGGTGGTGCTGGCGCTCGCGGTCGACTCCCTGCCGCCGACGGTGTTCGGCCTGGGCCGCCTCGGCTGGGCGCCCACCGTCCAGCTGACCCTCCTGACCCGCAGCCTTCCGGCGCCGGGCTGGCTGACGGTGCACCTGCGCGGCCGGCTGGTCCGCGACGGCTGGTTCGACGAGGAGGCCGAGGTGTACGACGCCGACGGCGCCCTGGTCGCGCAGTCGCGGCAGCTGGCCCGTATCCGGGTGACCTAG
- a CDS encoding thioester domain-containing protein gives MSTHSRRRAAGAGVAAALGAVVLLPTSATAADFETADAEARAIIHPDGNVAGYRVNHGGGSVQAILLGLQADDGAQLKTYCVEVNVPINDDPELNMVEVPWDSYPVPEAPFTDNADRILWVLQNSYPVVPVAEIESALDGVVAFNDGLSEREAITATQAAVWSFSDALQPKLDDFTPEGDDVDADVRALFEYLTGDENTGIGELPTPALSLDPSALSGEAGTTIGSFTVSTNAETVDVTAELPEGVELVDADGAPLGDQLADGATFGVEVPADAEAGDGTVRLHAEANLNIGRLFVSDTDEIRTQSLILAQSEKTELDVEGTVDWTAAETPTPTPTPSETPSETPSETPSETPSETPSETPSETPSETPSQTPTPSETPDEDLPDTGASPTLLLAVGLGLVAGAAFLLRRRFAGAAE, from the coding sequence TTGTCCACCCATTCCCGCCGGCGCGCCGCAGGCGCCGGCGTCGCGGCCGCGCTGGGCGCGGTCGTTCTGCTTCCGACATCCGCAACGGCTGCCGACTTCGAAACGGCCGACGCCGAGGCCCGGGCGATCATCCACCCGGACGGCAATGTCGCGGGCTACCGCGTCAACCACGGCGGCGGCTCGGTCCAGGCCATCCTGCTCGGCCTGCAGGCCGACGACGGCGCGCAGCTGAAGACCTACTGTGTCGAGGTCAACGTCCCCATCAACGACGATCCCGAACTGAACATGGTCGAGGTGCCCTGGGACTCCTACCCGGTCCCGGAGGCCCCGTTCACGGACAACGCCGACCGCATCCTCTGGGTGCTGCAGAACTCCTACCCGGTGGTGCCGGTGGCCGAGATCGAGTCCGCCCTGGACGGCGTCGTGGCGTTCAACGACGGACTCTCCGAGCGCGAAGCCATCACCGCCACGCAGGCCGCCGTCTGGTCGTTCAGCGACGCCCTGCAGCCGAAGCTCGACGACTTCACCCCCGAGGGTGACGACGTCGACGCCGACGTGCGGGCCCTGTTCGAGTACCTGACCGGCGACGAGAACACCGGCATCGGCGAGCTGCCGACGCCCGCGCTGTCGCTGGACCCGTCGGCGCTGTCCGGTGAGGCCGGCACCACCATCGGCTCGTTCACCGTCAGCACCAACGCCGAGACCGTCGACGTCACGGCCGAGCTGCCCGAGGGCGTCGAGCTGGTCGACGCCGACGGCGCGCCGCTGGGCGACCAGCTGGCCGACGGCGCCACCTTCGGCGTCGAGGTGCCGGCCGACGCGGAGGCCGGCGACGGCACCGTCCGGCTGCACGCCGAGGCGAACCTCAACATCGGCCGGCTGTTCGTCAGTGACACCGACGAGATCCGCACCCAGTCGCTGATCCTGGCGCAGTCGGAGAAGACCGAGCTGGACGTCGAGGGCACGGTCGACTGGACCGCCGCCGAGACGCCGACGCCGACGCCCACGCCGTCGGAGACCCCGTCGGAGACGCCGAGCGAGACGCCGTCCGAGACCCCGTCGGAGACGCCGAGCGAGACGCCGTCCGAGACCCCGTCGGAGACGCCGAGCCAGACCCCGACCCCGAGCGAGACGCCGGACGAGGACCTGCCGGACACCGGTGCCTCCCCGACGCTGCTGCTGGCGGTCGGCCTGGGCCTGGTCGCGGGCGCCGCGTTCCTGCTGCGTCGCCGGTTCGCCGGGGCCGCGGAGTAA